GTCGGCGAGCACCTCGGCCTCGGCCAGATCGTGGGTGGTCAGCAAGACCGTGGTGCCCTCGACGTCGACGAGGCGGTGGACCAGGTTGTGGAAGTGCCGCCGCGCCTCGGGATCGAAGCCGGCCGTGGGCTCGTCGAGGAAGAGCAACTCAGGCCGTCCCAGGACACCGACGGCGACGTCGAGACGGCGCCGCTGGCCGCCGGAGAGGGTGGCGATGCGGCGGTCGGCGCTCTCGGTGAGGCCGACCAGCTCGAGGAGTTCGTCGGTGGGTACGGGCCGAGCGCGGTCGGGGGTGGCGTAGGGCGCGTAGTAGGCGCCGAGGTGGTCGAGGAGGTCGCGCGGCGTCCAGCGGGCGTGGTCGCGCCAGGACTGGAGGACGATCCCGACGCGGGAGCGCCAGTGCTCGTCGGCGTGGAGGGGGTCCGCGCCCAGCACCGCGACGTGCCCTGCGGAGGGGCGCCGGAAGCCCTCGAGGATCTCGATGGTCGTCGTCTTGCCGGCGCCGTTGGGACCGAGGAGTGCGACGACCTCGCCCCTGCGGATCTCGAGGTCGACGCCTCGGAGGACATCATGGGTGCCGTAGCGCATCCGGAGGTCGCGGACTTCCACAACCGTCACGTCGTTCATGTCGGGCAATGTAGCACACCTGCTACATCAGGAGTAGTCCTACTATCGAACGGACGGGCGACGACCCACCCGTGGCGCTCGCGACCACGCCGGTTGTACTGCGTCCGACAGCCACGCCTACGCTACGGCCATGACCGAACGCAGCGATTGGGACGCCAAGGCGACGAAGGAGTTCGGCGGCACCGCGCCCTCCGAGCGCACGTGGGAGACCCCCGAGGGCATCGCCGTCAAGCCCCTGTACACCGCCGCGGACACCGCGGACTTGCCGTACCAGGACACCTTCCCTGGCTTCGAGCCCTTCGTCCGCGGCCCCTACGGCACGATGTACACCAACCGACCCTGGACCATCCGCCAGTACGCCGGGTTCTCCACGGCCGAGGAGTCGAACGCCTTCTACCGCCGCGCGCTGGCGGCCGGGCAGAAGGGCCTGTCGGTCGCCTTCGACCTGGCCACGCACCGCGGCTACGACTCCGACCATCCGCGCGTCGAGGGGGATGTCGGCAAGGCCGGTGTCGCCATCGACTCCGTCGAAGACGCCAAGATCCTGTTCGACGGGATCCCGCTGGACCAGATGAGCGTCTCGATGACGATGAACGGCGCGGTCCTACCGATCATGGCCTGCTACATCGTGGCCGCTGAGGAGCAGGGGGTCGACCACGCCCAGCTCGCCGGGACCATCCAGAACGACATCCTCAAGGAGTTCATGGTCCGCAACACCTACATCTACCCGCCGGGCCCCTCGATGCGGATCGTGTCCGACATCATCGGCTACACCGCCACCGAGATGCCCCGCTTCAACTCCATCTCAATCTCGGGCTACCACATGCAGGAGGCCGGAGCGACGGCTGATCTGGAGTTGGCCTTCACGCTGGCTGACGGTGTGGAGTACGTGCGGGCAGCCATCGCAACCGGACTGGACGTGGACGCCTTCGCTCCTCGCCTCTCGTTCTTCTTCGCCATCGGCATGAACGTCTTCATGGAGGTGGCCAAGCTCCGCGCCGCCCGCCTGCTCTGGGCCGAGCTGATGGACCAGTTCGACCCGCAGAACCCCAAGTCGAAGATGCTGCGGACCCACTGCCAGACCTCCGGTGTCTCCCTCACCGAGCAGGATCCGTACAACAACGTCGTCCGCACCACGGTCGAGGCCATGGCCGCGGTGCTCGGTGGGACGCAGAGCCTGCACACCAACGCCTTCGACGAGGCGCTGGGCCTGCCCACCGACTTCTCGGCCCGGATCGCCCGGAACACCCAGCTCATCCTGGCCGAGGAGAGCGGCATCCCCAGCGTCATCGACCCGCTCGGGGGCAGCTACTACGTCGAGTCACTCACCCATGCCCTGGCCGACAAGGCCCGCGAGATCCTCGCCGAGGTGGAGGAACTGGGCGGCATGACGAAGGCCGTCGAGTCGGGCATGCCCAAGCTGCGGATCGAGGAGGCCGCCGCCCGCCGGCAGGCCCGGGTGGATCGCGGCGAGGACGTCGTGGTCGGCGTCAACGCCTACGTCCCCGATGACGTGGAGGCCGTCGAGGTCCTCGACATCGACAACGCCGAGGTCCGGCGGGCTCAGATCGCGCGGCTGGAGCGCACCAGGGCGGAACGGGACGAGGCCGCGACCAGCGCAGCACTGGCGGCCCTGAGCGAGGGGGCTCGGGGCGACGCCAACCTCCTCGAGCTGTGCGTGGCCGCGGCACGAGCCCGTGCGACGGTCGGGGAGATGAGTGATGCGATGGAGGAGGTGTTCGGGCGCCACCAGGCCACGATCCGCTCGATCGCCGGGGTCTACGGGCAGGCTTACGAGGGCGACGAGGAGTTCGCGGCCGTCGTGGCCGACGTGGAGGCCTTCGCCGACGCGCACGGTCGTCGGCCCCGCATGCTGGTGGTCAAGATGGGCCAGGACGGGCACGATCGCGGCGCGAAGGTCATCGCCACGGCCTTCGCCGACCTGGGCTTCGACGTCGATGTGGGTCCGCTGTTCCAGACGCCGGCGGAGGCGGCCCGCGATGCCATCGACAACGACGTACATGTCGTCGGCGTGTCCAGTCAGGCGGCCGGACACAGAACCCTGGTGCCACAGCTGATCCAGGAACTCCGCGACAAGGGGGCAGCAGACATCAAGGTGGTGGTCGGTGGGGTGATCCCGCCCCAGGACTACGCCATGCTCACCGAGATCGGGGTGGCAGCCATCTTCGGTCCCGGCACGAACATCCCAGCCGCGGCACGTGAAGTCGTGTCGCTGCTGGGCTGAGCGCTGCGCGGCCGCCGAGTGCTGAGACGACCCCCGTCGGAATGACTGCCACCCCGACGAGCGAGCAGATCTCCGAGCTTGCTGACCGGCTGGTGCAGCGCGACCGGCGTGCCCTGGCTCAGGCGATCACGCTGGTCGAGTCGACGCGCGAGGATCATCGGGACCAGGCCGCGGAGTTGCTGGACCTCCTGCTCCCCCACACGGGTACGGCGGTCAGGCTGGGCATTAGTGGTCCGCCGGGAGCTGGCAAGTCGACGTTCATCCAGGCACTCGGTCTGCACCTCATCAGCTCCGAGGGGGCCCGTGTCGCGGTGCTGGCCATCGACCCCAGCTCCACCCAATCGGGGGGGTCGATCCTGGGCGACAAGACCCGGATGCCGCAGCTCGCCGCCCACGAGCGCGCCTTCATCCGTCCCTCTCCCGCGGGGGAGTCGTTGGGTGGCATCGCACGACGGACCCGGGAGGTCCTGCTGCTCTGCGAGGCCGCTGGCTTCGATCACGTCCTGGTCGAGACCGTCGGCGTCGGCCAGTCCGAGACAGCGGTCGCCGGCATCGTCGACACCATGGCGCTGCTGCTGCCGCCGGCGGCCGGTGATGACCTCCAGGGGATCAAGCGTGGCGTGATGGAGTTGGCGGATGTCGTGGTGGCCACCAAGGCGGATGGCGCGCTGCTGCCGGCGGCACGGGCTGCGGCCGCCGATGCCCGTCAGGGACTGGCGCTGCTGCGTCGCCGTCACCCCGGCTGGGACCCTGCGGTGGTCCTGACCTCCGCCCACGAGGGCACCGGGATCGATGCGGTGGTCGAGGCCGTGAGCGCGCACCGCGACCATCTCCGCGTCACCCGTCAACTCGCCTCACTGCGCCGGCAGCAGAACATCGGATGGTTGCTGGCCGAGGTCAACGACGGACTCCTGCGGGCGTTCAGAGCCGACGCGGGTGCCCGGGCGGCGATGGACGCGGCGGAGGAGGCGGTCCGCGCTGGCAGGACCACCCCCACGGCAGCGGCGCGCTCGCTGCTGGCTCGGCATCCGGTCGTCGGCGAGGGGCGGCGGCCACGCTAAAGAACGAGGCCATCTGACCGATGAAACAGGTGTGTTCTTCCTCGGCTTGGTCCTTGGTGCGCTGACGGTCGTCGGCGTGGTCGTCGTGCGCGCACGGCGGCGATCAGACTCGCCGGCCAGGGTTCCGACCGCGGGCCTGGGGGACCTCCCGGTGGGCGTCATGGTCTGTGACCCGGCAGGGGTGGTGGTGGAGACCAACGCCTCCCTCGGCTCGATCCTCGGTCTGGACGACCAGTTCACGCTGATGTCGGCCGAGGACCTGGCCGGGCTCGACCTGAGCGACATCGACGGCTCCCCCGTTCCCTACGCCGAGCAGCCTGTCGCACGGGCACTCCGCGGCGAGGCGGCACCTGACAGCGTCCTCGGTCGCCAGATGCCCGACGGCAGCCGTCGGTGGTTCCTGATCAACACGAGTCAGACGGCGGAGGCGACGCTGGTGACCTTCGCCGACATCTCCGGCCGCATCGAGCACCTGAGCCAGACCATCGTCGAGGCCAGCATGCTCCGCCATCAAGCGCTCTACGACGGCCTGACGGGCCTGCCCAATCGCACCCTGCTGATGGACCGTCTGACCCGGGCCAACGATCGAGCATCGCGGCGCGGCAGTGCGACGGCGCTGCTGGTGATCGACATGGACGGCTTCAAGGCCGTCAACGACACGCTCGGGCACGCGGCCGGCGACGAGGTCCTGGTCCAGGTCGCCTTCCGCCTCCGCAGCGCCCTGCGGAACGAGGACACCGCGGTTCGGCTGGGCGGCGACGAGTTCGTGGTGCTGTGCGAAGACCTCGACCCGGAGACGGCGGAGACGGCCGCCACGGCGATCGCCGAACGAATGCGCGACCTGCTGAACGAGCCGTACATGACGACGGCGGGTCCCGCCGCCACGTGGGCCAGCCTGGGCATGTCCATCGCCCCGCCGGGAACCTCCGTGGACCTCAGCCTGCTCCACCTGGCTGACGAGATCATGCTGGGCGACAAGCGCGACCGGAAGGTCAGTCGCGGTGAGCAGCGTGCCGAGCCCAACCAGTCTGCTGCCCGTGCGCCGCGTAGCAGCACGCCGGCCGACCAGGTCAGCCGCGTGTTCATCGTCGATGACGACGCGGCCATGCGCCTGCTGGCCTCACGGATCATCGACGTCGCGCCTGCCATGACCGTCGTCGGCGAGTCAGCCGACGGACTGTCGGCGATCAGGGAGATCATCGAGGTGGAGCCCGACATCGTCCTGTGCGACGTCATGATGCCCGGCGTGTCCGGCCCGGAGGTCGTCCGCGCCGTTCGCGCGGAGCGGCCAGGTCAACGGTTCGCGTTCTGGTCCGCGACGACGGTCGACCAACTCGAGCGGCACCACCGCAGCCTCGGCGTGCCGTACGTGCAGAAGGATCACATCGAAGAGCTCCCCACACGGCTGGCCGATGTGCTCTCAGGACTAGGCCAGAGCCTGGACAAGACAGCCTAAAGCAAGCCCGCCGAATAGCCGATAGCTAGAGCGACCAGCCCCTTCCCGCATCCGCCCCTGATCGGACCCCTCAGATGTTACGCAACGCCAGTGTCCGCACCAGACTGATCGTCGGTGCCGCGATTCCAACACTCCTGTTGTTGCTCGCCGCCGGTTGGCAGGCCTTCGGAGCCTTCCAGGACTTCCGCGCCACCAACAACGTCGAGATCGTGGCCGACATCGCTGTTGACGGGCGTGGCCTGCTGAGCGCCCTGCAGGTCGAGCGAACCCAGTCGATCCAGTACGTCCTCGGCTCACGTGGCGACGACGCCGAGCGGACCGCCCGGCTCGAGGAGCAGCTGGCTGCCGCCCACGCCACCACCGACGTCGCTGCGGCCCAGGTCCTGTCTCTGGGCGATCAGCCGGACATCGAACTCCTCAGCGACCAGACCCGTGAGTCCTTGCGGGCCGCCGAAGCCGCCGTCGTCACCATCGCCGAGCTGCGCGAGCAGATCCTGTCCGGACAGGGCGCGAGCCTGGCCGTCTACAACAACTACGGCAGTCTGATCGGCTCGCTGTTGGACGCCGACCGCGACCTGCTGAACGAGGTTGACAACGCGCGCATCGAAGCGGAACTCCGCGCCCTGCAGACGGTGTCCAACGTCAAGGACGCCACGCTGGCCCTGTCCGCCGTCCGCCTGCTCGACGCCGACGCTGGCGTGAACCCGCGAAACCGCGAGCAGATCGAGGCTTCGGAGATCTCGGAGCGGCAGACCTGGCTCGAGATCGCCCAGGGCATCCTGACCCCAACGGAGCTGGACGAGCTGGAGCAGGCCGCGACTCCCGAGACGGCGTGCTTCGACGTGCCCGGTGCATCGGGCTGTGAGGACGGTGCGTCCGAGGTCGACTCCATGGTCGAGGGCAGCACCGATGTGGCCGGCAGCCTCCAGGCACTGGAGCTGCGCTACGCCGCAGACGCCGTCGCCGCTGCAGACGCCGTCCGCAACGGCGCCGTCACGACCCTCGGTACCACCGCAGTCCTCGGTGTGGTCGTCTTGGCCCTCCTTGCACTCCTCTCGGCGATCATCGGTGGTGTCGTCACGCCGCTGCGGCAGCTGACCAGCATCGCGGACCGCGTGCGAACCTCTCTGAAGGAGGACGTCGACCGCATCGCCGACGGCGAGACGATCGAGGAGACCGCCTTCGATGGTGAGATCGCCGAAGAACTGACCTCCCGTGCTGACGAGCTCGGCGAGCTGGCACGAGCGATGAAGTCATCGACCGGTGAGGCCGTCGAGATCGCCTCCCGACAGGCCGCCATCCGTGGTGGTGTTGCCCGGACGATCGAAGACGTCGCCCGGCGCGAGCAGACCCTGGTCGAACGGCAGCTGTCGCTGCTCGATGTCCTCGAGGACGCTGAGCGCGACCCCGACCAGCTGGCTCAGTTGTTCAAGCTGGACCACCTGGCCACCCGCATGCGCCGGAACGCGGAGAACCTGTTGCTGCTGTCCTCCGGTCAGCTGCCCGGGGCACACAACGCCCCGCCGGTGTCCCTGGTCGACGTGGTCCGCACCGCAGCGGCTGAGATCGAGCAGTACAACCGGGTCGACGTCCGCGTCGGCGTGTCCGCCACCGTGGCTGGCTACGCCTCGACGCCGCTCTCGCACCTGCTCGCCGAGCTGATCGAGAACGCCGCCCAGTTCTCCCCGCCTGAGTCGCGTGTGCTCGTCACGGGCTACACCGACCGGCACGGCATCACCATCGCGGTCTCCGACGAGGGCCTTGGCATGACCCAGGGCGACCTGGCCGACGCACGTCGCCGGCTGGCCTCGCCGCCACTGCTCGAGGTGGCGGAGTCTCGCCGCCTTGGCCTGTACGTGGTCGGGCTGATCGCGAACCGCCTGAACCTGGTTGTCGACCTCGACGTCAGCGACTCCGGCAAGGGCCTGACCGCAACCGTCGCGATCCCCGCGACCGCCTTCGTCGACGGCGTCGAGAATGCCGGCCAGCCCGCCCAGGACGAGTCCGCCCGTCGCGACGCCAACCTGCCCTCGAGCCTCGACTCCTCCGGAGATGCACTCGCGGCACTCAGCCAGCTGCTGGATGCCTCGCCGGCAGCCCCGCCGGAACTTCCGGCCGAGGTCGTGCCGAAGGAAGAGGTGGTCTTGCCCACCCGCGCCCGCTCCGAAGAACCCGCCAGCGACGGTGACCGTGGAGGCATCAGCCTGTCGGCTGCCTCCAAGGGACGGAAGGTCGACTTCGACCCCAGCTCGATCCGCGATCTGATGAGTGGCCTGAACGGCATCGGCGAGGAACTCAGCTTCGGCGACGACTCGCCGTCGGACGTGCCCTCCGCAGCGCCGCAGGCCCCCGCCCCCGCTCCGGCACCGCAGGGTGCTGCTGCTCAGCCCGCCCGGGCGGCAGCGCACTCGCAGGCTCCGGGCAGCGAGCAGCCCATGCCGACTCGGCAGCCGTCCGTCACGGGCCAAGGCATGAACGGCCAGGGCACGAACGGACAGAGCATGCCACGTCCCGGCATGAACGGTCCCGACATGAACGGCCTGGCGGCAGCGGCTGGAGCATTCGGCTCGATCACTGGACAGCCGCAGCATCCGTCTGCTGGCGCACCGCCGCGGCAGCCAACTGCACCGCAGCAGCCTGCAGCGGGATCCGCAGCCCGTCCGGATGGCTTCCCGTCCGCACATCGCCCCAGCGGTGGGCCGGCTGACGGCCTGGCTGCTCCTGGCGAGCCAGCCACCCAAGCAGCGAGCCCCGCACCGATGACCACCGGGTTCCCCGGTCCATCAGCTGCTCGGCCGCAGAACGGACACCCGAACCACCCTGACCAGCCCGACTCCGACCTGTCCGACTCCAAGCAACTGCGGCCGCAACGTCGTCGCCGCTCGACAACCCCATCCTGGTCCACCCCATACGCCCCGCAGGAGCAGAAGCAATGAAGACCGAAACCGACGTCAACTGGTTGTTGACCGCGTTCACCGACCGGACTCCTGGTGTCATCGAGTCCGTGGTGGTCAGCGTCGACGGCCTCCTGATCGCCCAATCATCCGGCCTCGACCGGGCGACCGCCGACCGCATTGCTGCCGTCGCATCGTCGCTCGCGTCGATCACCCGAGGCGCCTCGCGCGTGTTCGACGGTGGGTCGCTGCGACAGGTCCTCGTGGCCTACGAGAACGGCTACATCGTTCTCAGCTCGCTGCGGGAGGGTGCGGTCCTGGCCGTCCTGACCGCGGCAGCCAGCGACATCGGTCTGGTGGGCCACGAGATGGCCACACTCGGCCAGCAGGTCGGCGGCCAGCTGAGCCCGCAGCTGATCGAGTCGATGCGCACGCAGCTGCCGAGGTGAGTGTGGAATGAGTGCCCCACGTCGTCTGCGTGCCTACGCCCTGACCCAGGGACGGACGCACGTCACGACCAAACTGACACTGGACACCCTGTTGTCCAAGGCTGGCGGGTCGGCATCGACCATTCCGGGTTCACCCGAGAAGACCGAGATCATGCGGCTGTGCGAGGCCGAGCCTCAGTCCCCCGTGGACCTGAGCGCCTCTCTCAAGCTGCCGATCGGGACCATCAAGGTCCTCGTCGCTGATCTGCTCGCCTCGGAGGACCTCGTCGCCGGCTCCACCGGCATCGACAACGAACCCGATGTGAACCTCGATCTGGACGCTCTCACACCGGCTCACGCTGGTGTGTCAGCTGCCCCCGCGCACAAAGACCTAACGCTCCTGGAGGAAGTCCTCAATGGCATCGAATCCCTCTGACACCGCGACCGCTGCCACCGAGACGCGTCGTGGCCCGACATCCGTCAAGATCGTCGTGGCCGGTGGCTTCGGCGTCGGCAAGACCACCATGGTGACGGCCGTGACCGAGATCACGCCCTTCACGACCGAGGTCCCGATGACCGAGGCCAGCCTCGGCGTCGACGACACCTCGATCGTCGGAGAGCGCAAGACCACCACCACGGTGGCGATGGACTTCGGTCGCATCTCACTCGGCAACGACCTGTACCTCTACCTGTTCGGCACCCCCGGCCAGGAACGGTTCTCCTTCATGTGGGACGACCTGACGGCCGGCGCCGTCGGGGCGATCGTCCTGGTCGACAGTCGGCGACTGGCCGAGTGCTTCGACGCCGTCAACTACTTCGAGCAGCGGGACATCCCCTTCGTCGTCGCGCTCAACTGCTTCGACGGCAACGTGCTGCACTCCCCCGACGCCGTGCGTCAGGCACTCCAGGTCACGGAGGACACCCCGGTCCTCCTGACCGACGCCCGCGACAAGAGCCAGGTGAAGGTGGCGCTCGCCAGCGTCGTCCGTCACGCGATGGCTCGCGCCCGCGGCGTCGCCGAGGTCGCCTAGACCGTCACGCTCGGAACACAACAAGAGGTGGCCTGGATTCGTCCGGCCACCTCTTGTGCTGTTCAGCTTCCTGCTGCGCCGAGCTACCGCGTGAACTGGGCCCGCAAGTAGTCCCGGTTCATCTCGGCGATGTAGTCGAGGGAGATGTCCTTGGGGCAGGACACCGAGCACTCACCGATGTTGGTGCAGGACCCGAAGAACGACTCCATCGTGTCCACCATGTTGCGGGTGCGCTCGGCCTTCTCCGGCTGCCCCTGCGGCAACATGTTGAGCTGCGACAGCTTGGATGAGGTGAACAGCTGCGCGGCGCCGTTCGGGCAGGCCGCGACACAGGCCCCGCAGCCGATGCATGCTGCCGCGTCAAAGGCACTGTCCGCCACCTCCTTCATGACCGGGGTGAGGTTCGCGTCGGAGGCGGATCCCGTCGGGACCGAGATGTAGCCGCCGGCCTCGATGATCCGGTCGAAGGCGGACCGGTTGACCGTCAGGTCCTTGATGATCGGGAACCCGGCAGCGCGCCAGGGCTCGATCGTGATCGCGTCGCCGTCGGAGAACTTCCGCATGTGCAGCTGACAGGTCGCCGTCGAGGCTTGCGGACCGTGGGCCTGGCCGTTGATCATCACGCCACAGGAGCCGCAGATGCCCTCACGGCAGTCGTGGTCGAAGTTGACCGGCTCGGTTCCCTCCTCGATCAGCTGCTGGTTCAGCACGTCCAGCATCTCGAGGAACGACATGTCCTCGCTGATGTCGTCGAGCTTGTAGGTCTCGAATCGGCCGGCGTCGTCCGGGGAGGACTGACGCCAGACGTTCAGGGTGAGCTTCATGAGGTGTGTGTTCCTACTTGTAGCTACGTGTGGTGAGTTCGACGTTCTCGAAGATCAGATCTTCTTTGTGGAGTTCGGCGTCGCCGGTGTCGCCGGTGAAGGCCCACGCGCCCACGAAGGCGAAGTTCTCGTCGTCGCGCTTCGCCTCGCCCTCCTCCGTCTGGTGCTCCTCGCGGAAGTGGCCGCCACAGGACTCCTCTCGCATCAGTGCGTCCTGGCACATCAGCTCGCCCAGCTCGAAGAAGTCTGCGACGCGGCCGACCTTCTCGAGGGACTGGTTGAGCGTCGCCGCGGAGCCGAGCACCTTGACGTCGGACTCGAACTCCTCGCGGAGGGCGGGGATCTCCGACAGTGCTTTCTCGAGGCCCTGACGGGACCGGGACATCCCGCAGTAGTCCCACATGATCTTGCCGAGCTCGCGGTGGAAGTAGTCGACCGTCCGGGTGCCCTTCACGGCCAGGTACCGGTCGATCTGGTCGGTGACCTCGGACTCGGCCTGCCGGAACACGGGGTCGTCGGTCGGTACCACCGACTCACCCAGCTTCGGCGCCAGGTAGTTGCCGATCGTGTAGGGGATGACGAAGTAGCCGTCGGAGAGGCCCTGCATCAGCGCTGAGGCGCCCAGACGGTTGGCACCGTGGTCGCTGAAGTTCGCCTCGCCGATGGCGAACAGGCCCGGCACGGTCGTCTGGAGCTCGTAGTCGACCCAGAGCCCACCCATGGTGTAGTGCGGGGCGGGATAGATCCGCATCGGCTGGCTGTAGGGGTTCTCGCCGGTGATCCGCTCGTACATGTCGAACAGGTTCCCGTAGCGGGCGGCGATGGTGTCCTTGCCGAGGCGGTCGATGGCGTCGGCGAAGTCGAGGTAGACCCCGTTCTTCAGCGGCCCGACGCCCTTCTCCTGGTCGATCATGGTCTTGGCGTTGCGGGATGCGACATCACGCGGGACCAGGTTCCCGAAGGCCGGGTACTTGCGCTCCAGGTAGTAGTCGCGCTCGGCCTCGGGGATCTGCGACGCCGGCTTGCCGGTGTCGTCGGCGTCCTTCGGCACCCAGATGCGACCGTCGTTGCGAAGCGACTCGCTCATCAGGGTGAGCTTGGACTGGAACTCGTCGCTGGAGGGGATCGCCGTGGGGTGGATCTGGGTGTAGCAGGGGTTGGCGAAGAACGCGCCCTTGCGATGCGCCCGCCACGCCGCGGTGACGTTGCACGCCATCGCGTTGGTGGAGAGGTAGTAGGCGTTGGAGTACCCACCGGTGGCCAGGACCACGGCATGAGCGGAGTGGGACCGGATCTCACCGGTCAGCAGGTCACGGGTGACGATGCCCACCGCCTGGCCGTCCTTGACCACGATGTCGAGCATCTCGGTGCGGATGTGCATCTGCACGGTGCCGAGCTCGATCTGTCGGGCCAGAGCCTGATAGGCACCGAGCAGCAGTTGCTGGCCGGTCTGCCCGCGGGCGTAGAAGGTGCGCGAGACCTGCGCACCACCGAACGAGCGGTTGTCGAGCAGGCCACCGTACTCCCGGGCGAAGGGCACACCCTGCGCGACGGCTTGGTCGATGATGTTGTTGCTGACCTCGGCCAGGCGGTAGGTGTTGGCCTCCCGGCCGCGGTAGTCCCCACCCTTGATGGTGTCGTAGAAGAGCCGATAGACGGAGTCGCCGTCGCCGTGGTAGTTCTTCGCGGCGTTGATCCCGCCCTGCGCGGCGATGGAGTGGGCCCGGCGCGGCGAGTCGTGGAAGGTGAACGCCTGGACGTTGTAGCCGAGCTCACCGAACGTGGCAGCTGCCGAGGCGCCCGCCAGACCGGTTCCGACGACGATGATGTCGTACTTCCGCTTGTTGGCCGGATTGACCAACTTCATGTCGAACTTGTGCTGGGTCCACTTCTCGGCCAGCGGGCCGTCAGGGACCTTGGAGTCGAGAACGCTGCGGGCTTCGAGGGTGGTCATGGGCTACTCCTCTTCCTCAAACTCTTCGACGACGGCTTCGCACTCGGTGTTGCACTCGATGACCCCGAACAGGGTGCCGAGTGGGAACGTCAGATTGATACCCGTTACGACGACGGTCAGACCAATGGCCAGATATCTGCGCCACGCATTGAACCGGGTGCTGTTCAGTCCCAGCGTCTGGAACAGGCTCCAGGTGCCGTGGTAGATGTGCGTGCCCAGGGCGAGCACCGCCAGGATGTAAAACAGGGCGACGGGGATCCGGGAGAGGCTGGCGGTCAGGTTGTTGGTGATCGCCCCGCGCACGTACTCGTCCGTGGTCCACCCCCACGTCAGATCCGCCAGGTGGAACACGATGAACGCCAGCAGGATCGTCCCGGTGTAGATCATGGTCCGCGAGGCGTAGTCGGCCGTGATGTAGGAGCGCGCGGACTGGTACTTGACCGGCCGAGCCTTGCGGTTCTGCCAGGTCAGGGTGTAGGCCGCGTGGACGTGGACCAGCAGCGCACCGAGCAGTCCGAGCCGGCCGATCCACAGCAAGAAGGTGCGTGGGACCAGGGGCTCGCCGATCTCACGAAGCCCCTCGCCGTACTCCGTGAACTTGACGGCTCCCTCGTAGACGTGGAGGTTCCCGAGCGCGTGGACGACGATGAAGCCGAGGCCGATGATGCCCGACAGGGCCATCACGTACTTCTTGCCCATGGCCGACCGGTAGAAGTCCACGATCCAGAAGCGCGAGCGTTCGATGCTGGGCTTCGGCGCCTTGCCCAGAGGATCGATCGAGCTGCGTGGAGGGGTCGCCGTACTCATCTGTCGCTGTCTCCTGGAAGGAAGGAACCGAACAGCGAAAGGGTATCAGCGGGGCCGCTGTGGCCTGGCATCGAGCGACCGCACGTGTCGGCTCGGGTGACATTCACGAGCGGCGTCACAGATTCTCGGAGGCGGGGGAATATCCGCGGGTCGAGTCCGTTGTAGCTCCGACAAGTTAGATTTCAAACTAATCAAGGAGCATCGTCATGACCACCGCCACCGCAACCCTCGACCGCAGCGTCGACGGCCAGCCGTTCCCGGCCGTCGGGACCTACGAGATCGACGCCGCCCACTCCCAGGTTCAGGGCATCGTGCGCCACCTCAAGGTCAGCAAGGTGCGCGCCAACTTCACCGACTTCGCCGGCACCATCACGGTGGCCGAGGAGCCCACCCGCTCCGGCGTGCAGATCGCCATCGCCGCGTCCACCGTCGACACGCGCAACGCCGACCGGGACGCCCACCTCCGCAGCGGCGACTTCCTCGACGTGGAGCAGTTTCCCGAGATCACGTTCCGCTCCACATCCGTGGAACCGGGGTGGCGGGTGACCGGGGATCTCACGATCGCCGGTGTGACCCGCTCGGTGGTCCTCGACACCGAGTACCTGGGCACGCACAAGAGCCCGATGGGCCCCACCATCGCTGCCTTC
This region of Euzebya tangerina genomic DNA includes:
- a CDS encoding roadblock/LC7 domain-containing protein encodes the protein MKTETDVNWLLTAFTDRTPGVIESVVVSVDGLLIAQSSGLDRATADRIAAVASSLASITRGASRVFDGGSLRQVLVAYENGYIVLSSLREGAVLAVLTAAASDIGLVGHEMATLGQQVGGQLSPQLIESMRTQLPR
- a CDS encoding GTP-binding protein, whose amino-acid sequence is MASNPSDTATAATETRRGPTSVKIVVAGGFGVGKTTMVTAVTEITPFTTEVPMTEASLGVDDTSIVGERKTTTTVAMDFGRISLGNDLYLYLFGTPGQERFSFMWDDLTAGAVGAIVLVDSRRLAECFDAVNYFEQRDIPFVVALNCFDGNVLHSPDAVRQALQVTEDTPVLLTDARDKSQVKVALASVVRHAMARARGVAEVA
- a CDS encoding succinate dehydrogenase/fumarate reductase iron-sulfur subunit; this translates as MKLTLNVWRQSSPDDAGRFETYKLDDISEDMSFLEMLDVLNQQLIEEGTEPVNFDHDCREGICGSCGVMINGQAHGPQASTATCQLHMRKFSDGDAITIEPWRAAGFPIIKDLTVNRSAFDRIIEAGGYISVPTGSASDANLTPVMKEVADSAFDAAACIGCGACVAACPNGAAQLFTSSKLSQLNMLPQGQPEKAERTRNMVDTMESFFGSCTNIGECSVSCPKDISLDYIAEMNRDYLRAQFTR
- a CDS encoding nitrate- and nitrite sensing domain-containing protein; translation: MLRNASVRTRLIVGAAIPTLLLLLAAGWQAFGAFQDFRATNNVEIVADIAVDGRGLLSALQVERTQSIQYVLGSRGDDAERTARLEEQLAAAHATTDVAAAQVLSLGDQPDIELLSDQTRESLRAAEAAVVTIAELREQILSGQGASLAVYNNYGSLIGSLLDADRDLLNEVDNARIEAELRALQTVSNVKDATLALSAVRLLDADAGVNPRNREQIEASEISERQTWLEIAQGILTPTELDELEQAATPETACFDVPGASGCEDGASEVDSMVEGSTDVAGSLQALELRYAADAVAAADAVRNGAVTTLGTTAVLGVVVLALLALLSAIIGGVVTPLRQLTSIADRVRTSLKEDVDRIADGETIEETAFDGEIAEELTSRADELGELARAMKSSTGEAVEIASRQAAIRGGVARTIEDVARREQTLVERQLSLLDVLEDAERDPDQLAQLFKLDHLATRMRRNAENLLLLSSGQLPGAHNAPPVSLVDVVRTAAAEIEQYNRVDVRVGVSATVAGYASTPLSHLLAELIENAAQFSPPESRVLVTGYTDRHGITIAVSDEGLGMTQGDLADARRRLASPPLLEVAESRRLGLYVVGLIANRLNLVVDLDVSDSGKGLTATVAIPATAFVDGVENAGQPAQDESARRDANLPSSLDSSGDALAALSQLLDASPAAPPELPAEVVPKEEVVLPTRARSEEPASDGDRGGISLSAASKGRKVDFDPSSIRDLMSGLNGIGEELSFGDDSPSDVPSAAPQAPAPAPAPQGAAAQPARAAAHSQAPGSEQPMPTRQPSVTGQGMNGQGTNGQSMPRPGMNGPDMNGLAAAAGAFGSITGQPQHPSAGAPPRQPTAPQQPAAGSAARPDGFPSAHRPSGGPADGLAAPGEPATQAASPAPMTTGFPGPSAARPQNGHPNHPDQPDSDLSDSKQLRPQRRRRSTTPSWSTPYAPQEQKQ
- a CDS encoding DUF742 domain-containing protein, which codes for MSAPRRLRAYALTQGRTHVTTKLTLDTLLSKAGGSASTIPGSPEKTEIMRLCEAEPQSPVDLSASLKLPIGTIKVLVADLLASEDLVAGSTGIDNEPDVNLDLDALTPAHAGVSAAPAHKDLTLLEEVLNGIESL